CGCAGCAGAGTCGGCGGGTCGGTGTCCCGCACTCTCAGTTCAGCGTCGGCCGGTCGACGACCCGGAACCGGTGGCCACAGCGCGGGCACTCGACGAGTCCGTCTCCCCCGGCCTCGACGGTCTCGAACGAGCGGGCGAGTCCGGTCTTCCCGCAGTCGGGACAGCGGCGGACGAGCGGTGGGATCATCTGCGATCGATTCGGATAGGTACTCGGGAGTCAAGGGTGCGTCGCCCGAACGGTTTTGGTCCGGCGCGACGACCGATGGGACGTGAGCGGGATCGTGTTCTTCCGGACCGAAGACGAGGCGCGCGTCGTCGAGTTCTACCGCGAACGGGTCGGCGCCGAGACGTGGCTCGAACAGGACGGCTGTACGATCCTCCGCCACGGTGACCTGAAGCTCGGGTTCTGCGGCCGCGAGGAGACCGACGACTGCGGGATCGTGACCTTCTACTACGACGACCGCGAGCGCGTCGACGAGCTGTACGAACGCCTGGAAGACCGTGCGCGGGGCCCGCCCGAAGTCGACGAGCAGTACGAGATCTACCGCTTTTTCGCCGACGACCCCGACGGCCGTACCGTCGAGTTCCAGACGTTCCTGCACCCGCTGCCTGGCGACGAGTAGACCGGGGACCGGTTGCGACCGAAGCTACAGCAGCCCGTACTCGGACTGCAGATCCCGATACGTCTGGAGGTAGCGTTCGAGGACGGCGTCGTGGTCGTAGTCGGCGTAGTCCTCGTCGACGGTCAGGCGGTCGAACTCGCCGGCGTCGACGATGGCGTCGGCGATCTGCTCGGGGTCGGTCGCCCGGAAGCTGCGTTCGACCTCCTCGATGAGTTCGTGGGCGCTGGACTCGGCCTGGTACTCGACGATGCCGACGCAGCCGCAGGCCAGCGCCCACAGCAGCTCGGTCGCGAAGTACTCCCGATAGGCCGTCTGGACGAACGCGTGGGCGCCCTTGTAGTACGCCACCCGCTCGGTGCGGTCGCAGGCGCCGACGAACTCGACCCGGTCGTCGATACGCAGGTCCCGGACCTGCCGTTCGTAGCCCTCGCGCTCGGGGCCGTCGCCGACGATCGTCGCCGACCAGTCGCGGTCGCGTAGTTCGGCGAGCCCGAGCAGGAAACTCTCCAGGTTGGCGCTCCCGTCGAGGGGGTGGGCGTAGACGACGTCGACCTCCTCGGCGGGGTCGGTCTCCCTGACCGTCGTCATGTCGACGCTCTCGGGGACGACCTGGGTGGTGTCGGCGGTCGCGCCGCGCTCGCGGACTCGCGTGCGGACCATCTCGGACGGTGTATCGACCATGTCGGGGAGCGTGGCGGCGCGGTCGGCGAACCGCGAGTCGTCGACCGACTCGTCGCCGAACCACTCGACGACGAGTGGGACGCGAGCCAGCGTCCCGCCGAGGCTCGCGGCGAGGACGCCCACCGGCGGCTCGGGCCGGGCGTGGACGATATCGGGGTCGGAGATAGCGAGCAGGGCGGGCAGGCGGACGGCGAAGGAGGTGAGCGTCGGGGAGATGGTGACCCCGCGGTAGACGACGCCGTCGCGCTCGACGGTCTCGTCGGTCCCTTCCCAGAACTGCGTGCAGAAGACGGTCACGTCGTGGCCGCGGGCGGCGAGGGTTCGTGCGACGCGTTCGAGCCGGCGGGCGCCTTCGGTGTCGCGATAGTGAGTCGTCTCCATCGAGACGAACGCGACGCGCATACCGCCGACGACGAGGTGGGATGTCAAAAATCCCCGCCATCCCGTGGGAATCCGGTAAGGCCACCGTACCGCGGCGGCTCGACCTGGCCGCCGCCGAAGTAAGTCGCACCTACCGCGCAGGAACGTTTATGTTGAGATGCGAGAGTCCGGGCGGTAGTGAACCGACGGGCGTTCCTCGGGGGTGCCGGCGTGGCGCTGTCGCTGGGGGTGGCTGGACGCCGCGTCACGAGCCCGCCGGACCCGGTCGTCGTCCGCGTCTGGTTCAGCGAGTCCGCGGCCACGCACGACGCGCTCGCCGACAGGGTTCAGGGATACCTCGGCGCGGCCCTCCGGTCGGCGCTCGACGCCGTCGAGATCGAGCTGGCGCCGTCGACTGTCACGCTCGCCCACGAGGGCGGGAAGGCGGCGCTCGGGTTCGACTGGCCCGTGACGGTCGCCGAGGGGCTGGTCGGGATGGCCGAGGTCGACCCCGTCGGCGACGCGAACCTGCTCGTCACCGACGGCGACCCACGGCGCCAGCCCGCCGGGTACGCTCGCCCGCGCGTCGCCGCCACGACCGGTGGGGCCTACATCGCACGAATGGCCCCCGCCGGGGAGACGCCGTCG
This DNA window, taken from Halosimplex litoreum, encodes the following:
- a CDS encoding VOC family protein, with the translated sequence MSGIVFFRTEDEARVVEFYRERVGAETWLEQDGCTILRHGDLKLGFCGREETDDCGIVTFYYDDRERVDELYERLEDRARGPPEVDEQYEIYRFFADDPDGRTVEFQTFLHPLPGDE
- a CDS encoding glycosyltransferase — translated: MRVAFVSMETTHYRDTEGARRLERVARTLAARGHDVTVFCTQFWEGTDETVERDGVVYRGVTISPTLTSFAVRLPALLAISDPDIVHARPEPPVGVLAASLGGTLARVPLVVEWFGDESVDDSRFADRAATLPDMVDTPSEMVRTRVRERGATADTTQVVPESVDMTTVRETDPAEEVDVVYAHPLDGSANLESFLLGLAELRDRDWSATIVGDGPEREGYERQVRDLRIDDRVEFVGACDRTERVAYYKGAHAFVQTAYREYFATELLWALACGCVGIVEYQAESSAHELIEEVERSFRATDPEQIADAIVDAGEFDRLTVDEDYADYDHDAVLERYLQTYRDLQSEYGLL